The Nicotiana tabacum cultivar K326 chromosome 1, ASM71507v2, whole genome shotgun sequence genome segment GTAATAGGGGACTTCTGGACATCATAATTCTGGGCAGATATATGCCACTACACGAGTTTGCCAGACTTATGGTAGATCACATTTGGACCAATGTCGTGTTCTAACTGGAGAGTGCTTTCGGTGTGGCCAGTTGGGATATCACTTGAGTGATTGCCCTCAGCCTCCGAGAAATTTCAACCAAGCTTCTATTCAGTCAGTTGCACTGACTTAGACTACTCGTAATACTTCAGGTGCTACGGGTATAGGAAATAGAGGTCGAGGTGCTGGAGACCGTGCTACTGTGAATCAAGGACAAGGCAATGCTGGTAAAGGTCAGGCGagagtttttgcatttactagacaGGATGCTCAGGCCTCGAATGCAGTGGTTACAGGTATTCTTTCTGTCTATTCATGTGATGCacttgcgttgattgatccgggatctactcacTCCTATGTGTCCTCGTACTTTGCTTTGAGATTTAGTAGACAGCCCGAGCTATTGAATGATTCTTTTCTAGTTGCTACTACTGTTGGAGAGTCTTTGTTAGCTGAATACGTGTATCGTGCTTATCAGATTCAGGTTGAGGGTAGAGATACTCTAGCTGACcttattgtacttgatatgattgacATTGACATGTTGATGGGAATAGATTGGTTATCTTCTTGCTATGCTATAGTCGATTGGCATGCAAAGATAGTTAAGTTTGAGATACCAAATGAACCCAGTTTTATTCTAAGAGGGAGTCAGGTTCCAGAGACTTGCAAAATtgtatcttttatgaaggctGAGAATGTACCAATAGTGAGagaattttctgatgtatttcctgaggaTTTACTAGGATTGCCTCCAATACGAGAAATAGACTTTAATATTGATTTGCTACCTGACACACAGCCCATATTGATACCCCCATAtagaatggcaccagcagagttgagggagctaaagcaacagttacaagatttgttaggtaagggttttattagacctagtgtatcaccatGGGTGTACCAGTACTATTCGTAAAGAAGAAAGACAGATCCCTGAGattgtgcattgactacaggcagttgaacaagataacaatacgcaataaatatcctttgccccgtatagatgacatgttttatcagttacaaggagctgcccacttttcaaagattgacctccgttctggttatcatcaacttagaatcaaagatgaagatatttctAAGACTGCTTTTAGAACTCGATACGGgtactatgagttccttgtgatgcctttcggactgACAAATTCTCCAGTtgcattcatggatttaatgaatagtGTGTTCAAGCTGTTTCTGGATAGATTTGTAATAGTATTTactgatgatatcttgatatattcTTGTAGCCAAGGAGAACACGAGAATCATCTCAGGACAGTGTTGCAGAGATTGCGAGAACAtcggctttatgctaagttctcgaagtgtgaattctggctagactCGGTATCATTTCTGGGACATGTTGCATCCAAAGATGGAAttatggtagatcctaagaagaccaAAGCTGTGCAGAAATGGCCCAGACCTTCTTCTcctacagagattcgcagctttttaGGCTTAGCAGGCTATTACAGCCATTTTGTGCAGGATTTCTCCAGAATAGCAGCGCCACTGACCAAGCTAACACAGAAAAATGcaaagtttcagtggacggaggaatgTGAGcaaagctttcagaaactcaaaacGTGTCtgacaattgcaccaatattagcctTACCATCAGGTTCTGGAGGATTTACAGTATTCTGTGACACCTCGAGGGTGGGATTAGGATGTGTTCTCATGCAAAATGGTcgtgttatagcttatgcttcgagACAATTGAAAAGGCAGGAGCAAAACTATCCTacacatgatttggagatggttgtagtggtatttgctctaaaactttggaggcattatctatacggcgaaacttgtgagatttatacagaccataaaagtctgaagtatatctttctgCAGAGAGATCTGAATCTTCGGCAGCGTCGGTGGATGGAACTACTCAAAGactatgatttttctattttatatCATCCTGGAAAAGCCAATCTAGTGGCTGATACATTGAGCAGAAaatctatggggagtttggcacatATAGCCCCTGCAAAGAGACTTTTGGCCAAAGATATTCGGAGACTAGAAGATACAGGTATCAGATTTAGTATGGGAAGTTCAGAGGCATTGTTGGCTTGTGCTCAGGCTAAGTCTTCATTAGTTGAGCGCATTAAGGCCACCCAATATGAGGATGAACGATTATGCAAATATAGGGATGAGGCCTTAGCTAGTAAAATCAAGGATATGATTGTTGAAAGTGATGGTGTTCTTCGAATGGGTGACAGGTTATGTGTAGCAGACGTAGATGGGTTGAGACATGCTATTCTTAAATAAGCTCACAACACTAAATACACTATACATCCTGGATCCACAAAAATATACCATGACCTGAAGTAATTTTATTGGTGAGAAggtatgaagaaagatgttgctaactttgtttctagttgtttgacttgtCAGTAGGTCAAGGCTGAGCATCAGCGACCCGCAGGACTACTACAATAAATTGAGAtttcagagtggaaatgggaaagaattactatggattttggtCACCGGGCTACCACGAACCCTTAGAGGTTATGAGTCggtatgggtgattgtagatTGACTGACGAAATCAACACATTTTTTTTGCCGGTGAAGACTACATATGGTGGAGTCAGGTATGCACAGATATTTATGAACAAAATTGTCCGACTTCACGgagttccagtatccatcatctctgatagagGATCACAGTTCACTTCACGCTTTTGAAAATCATTTCAAGAAGCATTAGGTACATGAGTAGATCTTAGTACTACATTTTATCCATAAACAGACGGGCAGTCTGAatgtactattcagatcttggaggatatgttgagagcttgcattcttgagtttggaggtagttgggaCACTTATCTACCATtagctgaatttgcttacaacaatagcttccggtccagtattcaaatggcatCGTACGAAGCATTGTATAGTAgaagatgtcgttctcctatcagACGGTTTAAAGCTGGTGAGACTAACTTATTGGGACCCGACTTAGTACAAAAAGCAATGGACAAAGTCCAGTTGATCAGACAGAGATTGCTTACAGCTCAAAGTAGACAAAAGTCTTATGTTGATAAGAGGAGAAGAGATTTAGTGTTCACAATTGGAGACAAAGTGTTCCTACGAGTCTctcctatgaaaggtgtgatgcggtttgggaaaagaggcaagctgagccccaggtttataggACCGTATGAGATACTAGATTGAGTGGGAGCTATGGCTTATCGTTTGGCACTTCCTCCCGAGTTTTCCTttattcatccagtgtttcatgtctcAATGCTAAGAAAATGTATATCAGACTCATCTCAGGTGCTTGAAGCACTAACTATATCGCTTGATGAGAagttgtcttatgaggaggagccgaggACAATTGTTGATAGACAAGTAAGAAAGCTACGGTCAAAAAAAATTGTTTTCGTTAAAGTTTTATGGAGAAATCATACCgttgaagaagctacttgggaggtAGAAAAAGATATGCAAGCGAAGTATCCCCATTTGTTTCAGTTTACAGGTACGTAATTAAGCTAAATTCGGAGATCGAATTTCATAAGGTGGGGAGGATGTAATATCCTATATTTAATAAGGGTATTGGTTAtaagtaaaataataataataataataactaaaaaaaAGGGAGCAAATTACTAAAACAAaataactcaaaaaaaaaataagtaaagcAAAAAGGGTCGAAGCCCATTTtgccaaaacaaaagaaaggacaAACGAGAAGCTTCAGATCGCCGAGAAAACAAAATTTCAaaagggagaagaagaagaagaaaaagggtgGAACCAAAACTTGAGAAATTTTAAATACGCACTATTTCTTACGGGAAATACTCGAATTTCTCATCTAGGTTCTTTTCTTCTGGTAATTTTTTTTATCTCAGTTCATATATTTAATGGGTTTCATAAGGTATAAGAAATTTAATACCAATAAGAGTTATTCTGGGCAAATTATGCAATTGGAAATTGGTCAATGTTATTGTAGGATAAATTAACTTGGAAAAAGAAGGGTATTGGTGTATTTGTATTTAAACTAGTCTCATTATATATGATCTTTGTTAGGTGTAAATTAAGTTAGGGTGCAAGGATTGAGTTTTGGTATTAACTGTATTGCAATGACAATATCGAATTTGGGTTTAAATGTTATGAGTCTAGTATTGAGTACAAAAGATAGGTACCAATTAAGAAGGAATATGATGGACAATAAAGTTATTTTAGTTTCAATTTATGCACACgattaagaaaattgaacagtAAAGGGAATAAACCATATAAATATctttttatttcaataattttggACTAATTTAAATTACTCGTAGCATGGGTAAATATAATTCGGTGAATTGATGATAAAATATAAAACTCGAAGAattgggtattctaaattagtGATGAATTTAGCCTAAATGAGGCAATTAGCACGAGATCGATGTTGATGTGGttatagattgattgaagaaaGTTGTACGGATCGCTCAAGGTGACGAGTTTGGTATTTcacacgagtactgtgagtactAACCTTACCTCAATTTGTATTTCTACAACTAGCATGATTTACATATGATTTTAATATGAGCATGTTACCGAATGATTTGAAtctgcatgtgggacaagtcctttactcgatatgatactaCTATATTTATTTTAGACGATTACAGTTATTCTG includes the following:
- the LOC142162134 gene encoding uncharacterized protein LOC142162134: MKTLSYSDVVDLARKIKNKGREERATSDLCKKARTGGAFSGGLSENRKAGNQGQQQQGSQTGTHMSSQSTYIPHYRQGATGIGNRGRGAGDRATVNQGQGNAGKGQARVFAFTRQDAQASNAVVTGILSVYSCDALALIDPGSTHSYVSSYFALRFSRQPELLNDSFLVATTVGESLLAEYVYRAYQIQVEGRDTLADLIVLDMIDIDMLMGIDWLSSCYAIVDWHAKIVKFEIPNEPSFILRGSQVPETCKIVSFMKAENVPIVREFSDVFPEDLLGLPPIREIDFNIDLLPDTQPILIPPYRMAPAEIKDEDISKTAFRTRYGYYEFLVMPFGLTNSPVAFMDLMNSVFKLFLDRFVIVFTDDILIYSCSQGEHENHLRTVLQRLREHRLYAKFSKCEFWLDSVSFLGHVASKDGIMVDPKKTKAVQKWPRPSSPTEIRSFLGLAGYYSHFVQDFSRIAAPLTKLTQKNAKFQWTEECEQSFQKLKTCLTIAPILALPSGSGGFTVFCDTSRVGLGCVLMQNGRVIAYASRQLKRQEQNYPTHDLEMRDLNLRQRRWMELLKDYDFSILYHPGKANLVADTLSRKSMGSLAHIAPAKRLLAKDIRRLEDTGIRFSMGSSEALLACAQAKSSLVERIKATQYEDERLCKYRDEALASKIKDMIVESDGVLRMGDRLCVADVDGLRHAILK
- the LOC107813113 gene encoding uncharacterized protein LOC107813113: MASYEALYSRRCRSPIRRFKAGETNLLGPDLVQKAMDKVQLIRQRLLTAQSRQKSYVDKRRRDLVFTIGDKVFLRVSPMKDSSQVLEALTISLDEKLSYEEEPRTIVDRQVRKLRSKKIVFVKVLWRNHTVEEATWEVEKDMQAKYPHLFQFTGVN